Proteins encoded within one genomic window of Rossellomorea vietnamensis:
- a CDS encoding ABC transporter ATP-binding protein, producing the protein MLQLNRIHKVFNEGTPDEKIALDDIQLSLNPGDFVTVIGSNGAGKSTLMNIVSGVLIPDIGNVLIDDHEVSKVSEYKRSKLIGRVFQDPMAGTAPSMTIEENLAMAYSRNRTRTFRMGVTKKRKVFFKEVLETLHLGLENRLNAKVGLLSGGERQALSLLMATFTEPSILLLDEHTAALDPARADLITNLTKEIVEKYKLTTLMVTHNMQQALDLGNRLIMMDKGQIILEVNEEQKKHLTVEGLLHEFQRIRGSQLASDRALLS; encoded by the coding sequence GTGTTACAATTAAATCGAATTCATAAAGTATTCAATGAAGGGACACCCGATGAAAAAATCGCCCTTGATGATATTCAGCTCTCTCTGAATCCAGGTGATTTCGTCACGGTCATCGGGAGTAATGGAGCCGGGAAATCGACACTGATGAATATCGTCTCAGGGGTGTTGATTCCTGATATCGGAAATGTGTTGATCGATGACCACGAGGTATCGAAGGTTTCTGAGTATAAACGTTCAAAGCTGATCGGGCGCGTATTTCAGGATCCCATGGCAGGGACGGCACCATCCATGACCATAGAAGAGAACCTGGCCATGGCGTATTCACGCAACCGGACGAGGACCTTCAGGATGGGGGTCACGAAGAAACGGAAAGTGTTCTTTAAAGAAGTACTTGAAACCCTTCATCTCGGACTTGAAAACCGCCTGAATGCCAAGGTAGGGTTATTGTCGGGTGGAGAACGGCAGGCCCTTTCCCTCTTGATGGCAACATTCACAGAGCCATCGATCCTGCTGCTGGATGAACATACGGCTGCCCTTGATCCGGCCCGGGCGGATCTGATTACGAACCTGACAAAGGAAATTGTGGAGAAGTACAAGCTCACTACATTGATGGTCACCCATAACATGCAGCAGGCCCTGGATCTCGGGAACCGTTTGATCATGATGGATAAGGGACAGATCATCCTTGAAGTGAATGAAGAACAGAAGAAGCATCTCACCGTCGAAGGACTGCTTCACGAATTCCAGAGGATTCGAGGCAGTCAACTGGCAAGTGACCGTGCCCTTCTATCATAG
- a CDS encoding ABC transporter permease: MPTAIFASFESGIIYAIMALGVYLSFRILDFPDLTVDGSFVTGAAVAATMIVSGVNPVIATITAIVIGFVAGCITGLLHTFGKINALLSGILMMIALYSINLRIMGRSNVPLLSQDTAFTGIEGFWSPLGIDAALNKVWTGIGLGEPVPGTWSILFIMTIITLVIKFLTDAFLKTEIGLALRATGDNQRMIRSFSANTNLMIILGLGISNGMVALSGALIAQYSRFADVGMGIGMIIIGLASVIIGEALFGTKTIARTTLAVIGGAIIYRLVVSMALRVDFLETGDMKLITATIVILALVMPKVMDRYKDKKRKAQRMAERVNQTPISERKGDGGVTIKSNS, encoded by the coding sequence GTGCCAACAGCAATATTCGCATCCTTTGAATCTGGAATCATTTACGCTATTATGGCCCTCGGAGTCTATCTGTCCTTTCGGATATTGGATTTTCCTGATTTAACAGTCGATGGCAGCTTCGTAACAGGGGCCGCTGTCGCTGCAACCATGATCGTCAGTGGCGTAAACCCCGTCATCGCAACGATTACGGCGATAGTGATCGGATTTGTAGCAGGATGTATAACAGGTTTACTTCATACGTTTGGTAAAATCAATGCCTTATTATCAGGGATCTTGATGATGATCGCCCTATATTCCATCAACCTCCGGATCATGGGAAGATCGAATGTACCCCTGCTCAGTCAGGATACCGCGTTTACAGGGATAGAAGGATTCTGGTCCCCTCTTGGAATCGATGCCGCCCTTAATAAAGTATGGACAGGCATCGGACTTGGAGAACCTGTTCCGGGAACGTGGAGCATCCTATTTATCATGACGATCATCACGCTTGTGATCAAATTTTTGACAGATGCATTTTTGAAAACGGAAATCGGGTTGGCGCTGAGAGCGACAGGGGATAATCAACGGATGATCCGCAGCTTCTCTGCCAATACGAATCTGATGATCATACTAGGATTAGGGATCTCGAATGGAATGGTGGCGCTATCCGGTGCCCTGATCGCCCAGTACAGCCGTTTTGCCGACGTGGGAATGGGGATCGGGATGATCATCATCGGGCTTGCCTCTGTCATCATCGGGGAAGCATTATTCGGAACGAAGACGATTGCCCGTACAACCTTAGCTGTTATCGGCGGGGCGATCATCTATCGATTGGTCGTTTCCATGGCTCTTCGCGTAGATTTCCTTGAAACAGGAGATATGAAACTGATCACGGCGACCATCGTCATTCTGGCCCTTGTCATGCCTAAGGTGATGGATCGTTATAAGGATAAGAAACGAAAGGCGCAGCGGATGGCGGAACGGGTAAACCAAACGCCGATTTCAGAGAGAAAGGGTGATGGCGGTGTTACAATTAAATCGAATTCATAA
- a CDS encoding ABC transporter substrate-binding protein: protein MLFGMLILSGCGSDKSSGGGDGEKQYVIGVTQIVEHPSLDAAFEGFKKALDENGFKEGENVKYDVQIAQGDQSNSQSIAKNFVGDGVDLIFANSTPSAQTALNATKDIPIVFTSVTDPVGAELVKSFDEPGENITGTTDTHPEAISKTLHFITDEMKAKKIGVVYNSGEQNAVVQVAEVNKLAKEAGVEVVEATVSTSADVKQATESMVGRVDALYIPKDNTVVSALESVITVANEKDIPLFVGELDSLKKGAIAASGFNYEDLGYQTGLMAVKILKGEKKPSELPVQAPENFELMFNKAAAEEQGVEVQEAWSDLGKFIEEK from the coding sequence ATGTTATTTGGAATGCTGATTCTATCAGGATGTGGTAGTGATAAGAGTTCCGGCGGTGGAGATGGTGAGAAGCAATATGTCATCGGGGTAACCCAGATTGTGGAACATCCATCACTGGATGCGGCATTTGAAGGTTTTAAGAAAGCATTGGATGAAAACGGTTTCAAAGAAGGCGAAAACGTTAAGTATGATGTTCAAATCGCTCAAGGAGACCAAAGTAACTCACAAAGCATTGCGAAGAACTTTGTCGGGGACGGTGTAGACCTCATCTTTGCAAACTCTACCCCAAGTGCCCAAACTGCCCTGAATGCAACGAAAGACATTCCAATCGTATTCACCTCTGTCACGGATCCTGTCGGTGCTGAACTGGTCAAGTCATTTGACGAGCCAGGTGAGAATATAACAGGTACGACAGATACTCACCCAGAAGCGATTTCAAAGACACTCCACTTTATTACAGATGAAATGAAAGCGAAGAAGATCGGGGTTGTGTATAATTCCGGAGAACAAAATGCTGTCGTGCAGGTAGCTGAAGTGAATAAGCTTGCGAAAGAAGCCGGTGTTGAAGTGGTTGAGGCCACTGTTTCAACGTCTGCAGATGTCAAACAGGCGACTGAATCCATGGTAGGGAGGGTCGATGCCCTTTACATCCCGAAAGATAACACAGTCGTTTCAGCTCTTGAATCGGTCATCACGGTAGCGAATGAAAAGGATATTCCTCTATTCGTCGGGGAACTCGATTCATTGAAAAAAGGAGCCATTGCAGCGAGTGGATTCAACTATGAAGATCTTGGTTACCAAACCGGGTTGATGGCGGTGAAGATTTTAAAAGGAGAGAAAAAGCCTTCTGAACTCCCTGTACAGGCTCCGGAAAATTTCGAGTTGATGTTCAATAAAGCGGCAGCTGAAGAACAAGGTGTGGAAGTACAGGAAGCCTGGTCAGATCTTGGGAAGTTTATTGAAGAAAAATAG
- a CDS encoding NAD(P)H-dependent flavin oxidoreductase gives MNNLSNVLHIKYPIIQGGMGNISNAPLTAAISEAGALGTIGVGTMGVEEVEGIIVETKKRTSKPFALNIPISITPHLKEMVRLVVTHSIPVVSLSAGNPSPLIPYFHEHNVKVICVVASKKQGKKAEEAGADVIVAEGYEAAGINSNLETTTLALIPQLVDTVKIPVVAAGGIGDGRGLASMLALGASGVQMGTRFIATMEAPFHENYKSTLVDAKDDSTVIVGRSVGRVRRVMKTPYADGLLQKEREGVAPDEFNHMTSEDHHRIGALEGKLDQGFINGGQVSGLVGDIPTVEVLLERMMSDANRIFKELSSYGMRS, from the coding sequence ATGAATAACCTATCGAACGTCTTACATATAAAATATCCTATCATTCAAGGTGGCATGGGGAACATCAGCAATGCCCCGTTGACGGCGGCAATCTCTGAAGCAGGAGCACTTGGCACGATCGGAGTCGGGACCATGGGCGTGGAGGAAGTGGAAGGGATCATTGTTGAAACGAAAAAGAGAACCAGTAAGCCTTTTGCCCTGAACATTCCGATTTCCATCACACCGCATCTGAAGGAGATGGTTCGCTTAGTGGTGACACACAGCATACCGGTCGTTTCCTTATCAGCGGGAAATCCATCCCCGCTCATTCCCTATTTCCATGAGCACAATGTAAAGGTGATCTGTGTCGTCGCTTCGAAAAAACAGGGAAAGAAAGCGGAAGAGGCAGGGGCGGATGTGATCGTCGCGGAAGGATATGAAGCCGCCGGGATCAACTCCAATCTGGAAACGACCACTCTGGCCCTTATTCCTCAGCTCGTGGATACGGTAAAAATTCCGGTAGTGGCAGCAGGTGGGATCGGTGATGGACGGGGACTTGCTTCCATGCTTGCCCTTGGTGCAAGCGGAGTGCAAATGGGAACACGGTTCATCGCGACCATGGAAGCTCCTTTTCATGAAAACTATAAATCTACCCTGGTGGATGCAAAGGACGATAGCACGGTCATCGTGGGCCGTTCTGTCGGCAGGGTGAGACGTGTGATGAAGACACCTTATGCAGATGGGTTGCTTCAAAAAGAGCGGGAGGGGGTCGCTCCTGATGAGTTCAACCACATGACATCCGAGGATCATCACCGGATTGGGGCACTTGAAGGGAAACTGGATCAGGGCTTCATCAACGGCGGGCAGGTGTCCGGTCTTGTAGGGGATATTCCAACGGTAGAGGTGCTGCTGGAAAGAATGATGAGCGATGCAAACAGGATTTTTAAAGAGCTTTCCAGTTACGGAATGCGCTCTTAG
- the paaX gene encoding phenylacetic acid degradation operon negative regulatory protein PaaX has protein sequence MNTRSMIFTLYGDYIRHYGNKIWIGSLIRLLNEFGHNDQAVRAAISRMNKQGWVQAEKQGNKSYYSLTERGEIRMEEAANRIFKLKPEQWDGKWRILMYSIPEEIRSIRDELRKELVWSGFGTLSTSTWISPNNLEKQVQSLIDKYDIKEYVDFFIAEHKGPNDNQRLIEKSWDLNEINDRYQEFISRYSQQYMIDKSKISKGQMSDAECFVERTKLVHEYRKFLFVDPGLPEELLPEKWLGAHAATLFGEYYKELAEPASRFFESVFEDGNELKNKDVSYNVMTHPLLLD, from the coding sequence ATGAATACAAGATCAATGATCTTTACACTATACGGAGACTATATCCGCCACTACGGAAATAAAATATGGATTGGCAGCTTGATTCGCCTGCTGAACGAATTTGGTCATAATGATCAGGCCGTCCGTGCCGCGATTTCCCGGATGAACAAGCAGGGATGGGTCCAAGCAGAGAAGCAGGGGAACAAAAGCTATTACTCCCTGACTGAACGCGGTGAAATACGCATGGAAGAGGCGGCAAACAGGATATTTAAACTAAAGCCTGAGCAATGGGATGGTAAGTGGAGGATCCTCATGTATTCCATTCCTGAAGAAATCAGGAGTATCCGTGATGAGCTGAGAAAAGAACTGGTTTGGAGCGGATTTGGAACGCTGTCGACGAGTACGTGGATTTCTCCCAACAATCTGGAGAAGCAGGTGCAATCCCTTATCGATAAGTACGATATTAAAGAGTACGTGGATTTCTTCATCGCAGAACATAAAGGTCCAAATGACAATCAACGGTTAATCGAAAAGAGCTGGGACCTGAACGAGATCAATGACCGTTACCAGGAATTCATTTCCCGGTACAGCCAACAATACATGATTGATAAGAGTAAAATCAGTAAAGGGCAAATGAGCGACGCCGAATGCTTCGTGGAAAGAACGAAGCTCGTCCATGAATACCGGAAATTCCTCTTCGTCGATCCTGGCCTGCCGGAGGAACTACTGCCTGAAAAATGGCTCGGAGCCCACGCAGCCACTCTGTTCGGAGAGTACTACAAAGAACTCGCAGAACCGGCATCCCGATTCTTTGAAAGTGTGTTTGAAGACGGAAACGAACTGAAGAACAAAGATGTGAGCTATAACGTGATGACACATCCGTTATTACTTGACTGA
- a CDS encoding thiolase family protein → MREVVIVDAVRTPIGRYKGALKEVRPDDLGAHVIKALVERNPLVPVHTIEEVVLGNANGAGEDNRNVARMSTLLAGLPVEVGATTINRLCGSGLDAVNYAARAILAGEGEVFIAGGTESMTRAPYVMAKPSKEFPRGNMEMFDTTIGWRFVNSRLKEKYGTDSMPETAENVAKQFGISREEQDHFAYWSQVKAKRAMDEERFKEEIVPLELRDRKGNVSTFMMDEHPRPDTNSEKLQKLKPLFQGGTVTAGNASGVNDGASALLLMSREKAEELGVTPLARYVTSATAGLEPSVMGLGPIYATQKVLKRSGLALDQIGLVELNEAFAAQSLACIRELGLNEEIVNVNGGAIAFGHPLGASGARILTTLLYEMKKRKVRYGLSTMCIGVGQGIATLVENIES, encoded by the coding sequence ATGAGAGAGGTTGTCATTGTAGATGCCGTCCGGACCCCGATCGGAAGATACAAAGGAGCATTAAAGGAAGTGCGTCCCGATGACCTTGGAGCTCATGTCATCAAAGCCCTGGTGGAAAGAAATCCCCTCGTGCCCGTCCATACGATCGAAGAAGTGGTACTGGGAAATGCCAACGGCGCCGGAGAGGATAACCGGAATGTGGCACGGATGTCGACTCTCCTTGCGGGTCTTCCTGTCGAAGTCGGTGCGACGACCATCAATCGTCTATGCGGCTCGGGACTGGACGCTGTAAACTATGCAGCAAGGGCCATTTTAGCAGGAGAAGGGGAGGTCTTCATTGCAGGTGGCACCGAGAGCATGACCCGTGCACCGTACGTCATGGCCAAGCCTTCAAAAGAATTCCCGAGAGGCAATATGGAAATGTTCGATACGACCATCGGCTGGCGTTTCGTCAACTCCCGTCTGAAAGAAAAATACGGGACCGATTCCATGCCGGAAACGGCTGAAAACGTGGCGAAGCAGTTCGGCATTTCACGTGAAGAACAGGATCACTTTGCGTATTGGAGCCAGGTGAAGGCGAAGCGTGCCATGGATGAAGAACGTTTCAAAGAGGAGATTGTACCGTTGGAGCTTCGTGACCGCAAAGGAAATGTCTCTACCTTTATGATGGATGAGCATCCAAGACCCGACACCAATAGTGAGAAGCTCCAGAAACTAAAGCCTCTGTTCCAGGGGGGGACCGTGACGGCCGGGAATGCTTCCGGTGTGAATGACGGGGCCTCAGCCCTTTTACTCATGAGCAGGGAGAAGGCCGAAGAATTAGGCGTCACCCCCCTTGCCCGCTATGTGACGTCTGCCACTGCGGGCCTTGAACCTTCTGTCATGGGACTGGGTCCGATTTATGCCACACAAAAGGTCTTGAAGCGTTCAGGCCTTGCCCTTGATCAAATCGGTTTGGTGGAACTGAATGAAGCCTTCGCGGCCCAGTCCCTCGCCTGTATCCGTGAACTTGGACTGAATGAAGAAATCGTCAACGTCAACGGAGGGGCCATCGCCTTCGGTCATCCGCTTGGAGCAAGTGGAGCCCGTATCCTTACCACCCTTCTCTATGAAATGAAGAAAAGGAAAGTACGATACGGCCTCTCCACCATGTGCATCGGAGTAGGTCAGGGAATCGCGACCCTCGTTGAAAATATAGAATCGTAA
- a CDS encoding 3-hydroxyacyl-CoA dehydrogenase, which translates to MTQHIVVVGSGVMGRGIAYVSATGGFRTTLVDIKQEQLDHAREEIEIIFRKGIERNKLTQQEYVEAKELMSYSTNLSIAVRDADVVIEAVPEKTDIKRGVFEVLDAHAPEYCYLATNTSTMSPTEIGSFTKRPDKVIAMHFFNPVHKMPLVEIVRGLETSDETAEVIGQVARLMGKETVVINEFPGFVTSRISALVGNEAFYMLQEGLGSPEEIDKAIKLGLNYPMGPFELGDLVGLDARLNNLKYLHEKLGEKYRPAPLLEKYVKAGRLGRKTGKGVYDYSETKEKEHQS; encoded by the coding sequence ATGACACAGCATATCGTGGTAGTGGGTTCGGGTGTGATGGGTAGAGGGATAGCCTATGTAAGTGCAACAGGAGGTTTCAGAACCACACTGGTTGATATTAAACAAGAGCAGTTGGATCACGCGAGAGAAGAAATCGAAATCATCTTCCGGAAGGGGATCGAAAGAAACAAGCTTACACAGCAGGAGTATGTAGAAGCAAAAGAGCTGATGAGCTATTCAACGAATCTATCGATTGCCGTCAGGGATGCTGACGTTGTCATCGAAGCCGTTCCGGAAAAAACAGACATCAAGCGTGGCGTATTCGAGGTACTGGATGCCCATGCACCTGAGTATTGCTATCTGGCGACCAATACGTCCACCATGAGTCCGACTGAAATCGGATCCTTTACGAAACGTCCGGATAAAGTAATTGCCATGCACTTTTTCAATCCTGTACATAAAATGCCACTCGTCGAAATCGTGCGGGGATTGGAAACGAGTGATGAAACGGCAGAGGTCATCGGGCAGGTTGCCCGTCTGATGGGGAAAGAAACAGTGGTCATCAATGAATTCCCGGGGTTTGTTACAAGCAGGATCTCGGCGCTCGTCGGGAATGAAGCCTTCTACATGCTTCAGGAAGGACTAGGGTCTCCCGAGGAAATCGATAAAGCGATCAAGCTTGGCTTGAATTACCCGATGGGTCCCTTTGAACTCGGTGATTTAGTCGGATTGGATGCAAGACTGAATAATCTAAAGTACCTTCACGAAAAGCTTGGAGAGAAGTATCGCCCGGCGCCATTGCTGGAGAAGTATGTAAAGGCAGGCCGCCTTGGCAGAAAAACAGGCAAAGGGGTCTATGATTATTCAGAAACAAAAGAAAAGGAGCATCAATCATGA
- a CDS encoding aldehyde dehydrogenase family protein → MSTVKEQSFEVLEMKREHYSLVINGQRMESTSGETFTTYNPATGEAIATVSLASVEDAGKAVEAARNAFDFGKWKKFPINKRSRVLNKIAGIMRSRFNELVSLEIMDSGKSLSAAQGQVMQAIEDFEFYAGAIVGHRGSVNNVPGQFTNVAEKEPVGVCAQIIPWNYPLMMAAWKIAPAIAAGCSVVVKPATLTPLTAIVLGEICIEAGVPEGVVNIIPGAGSSVGNYLVEHEKVDKVAFTGSTPIGKNIMEKASQTLKRVTLELGGKSPNIVFEDADVDAAVDGSLFGIFYNTGQSCEARSRLYVHEDIYDEFMEKFVEKTKKLKLADPHDKGTHIGAIINQGQLDTIDGYVQSAKEEGATILAGGSTAKVEGFENGYWYEPTIITDVNHDMKVVKEEIFGPVVVVMKFKDEKEAIKLANDSEYGLGSAVWTQNHGRATRVSKAIQAGIVMVNCPFSAFPGTPFGGYKQSGFGRELCVETLDLYTETKSIISYFGNRPLNPFGV, encoded by the coding sequence ATGTCTACAGTAAAAGAGCAAAGCTTTGAAGTCCTTGAAATGAAAAGAGAGCATTATTCATTGGTGATCAACGGTCAGCGTATGGAAAGCACGTCTGGGGAAACCTTCACGACGTACAACCCTGCAACAGGTGAAGCGATCGCAACCGTATCACTTGCTTCAGTGGAAGATGCGGGAAAAGCGGTGGAGGCAGCAAGGAATGCATTCGACTTCGGTAAGTGGAAGAAGTTCCCGATCAATAAGCGTTCCCGTGTGCTCAATAAAATTGCCGGCATTATGAGATCCCGTTTCAATGAACTTGTTTCCCTTGAAATCATGGACAGCGGGAAATCGTTATCTGCGGCACAAGGTCAAGTGATGCAGGCAATCGAAGACTTTGAATTCTATGCAGGTGCGATCGTAGGTCACCGTGGATCGGTCAATAACGTACCGGGTCAATTCACAAACGTCGCAGAGAAAGAACCGGTCGGTGTCTGTGCTCAGATCATCCCTTGGAATTATCCACTGATGATGGCCGCATGGAAAATTGCACCGGCTATCGCAGCAGGCTGCTCGGTAGTAGTGAAACCGGCGACGCTCACACCACTTACGGCCATCGTCCTAGGTGAAATCTGTATAGAAGCGGGAGTACCTGAAGGGGTCGTCAACATCATCCCGGGTGCAGGTTCTTCTGTCGGTAATTACTTGGTGGAGCATGAAAAGGTAGATAAAGTGGCCTTCACCGGTTCCACTCCGATCGGGAAGAACATCATGGAAAAAGCGTCTCAAACGTTAAAAAGAGTCACTCTTGAATTAGGCGGGAAATCCCCTAATATCGTGTTTGAAGATGCAGATGTGGATGCTGCTGTGGATGGTTCCCTATTCGGAATCTTCTATAATACAGGGCAATCCTGTGAAGCGCGTTCCAGATTATATGTGCACGAAGATATCTACGATGAGTTCATGGAGAAGTTCGTTGAGAAGACGAAGAAGCTGAAACTCGCTGATCCTCATGACAAAGGAACACATATCGGGGCAATCATCAACCAGGGTCAGCTGGATACGATCGATGGATATGTCCAGTCCGCCAAAGAAGAAGGAGCAACAATCCTCGCCGGGGGTAGCACGGCCAAGGTGGAAGGCTTCGAAAATGGCTACTGGTATGAGCCAACCATCATCACCGATGTGAATCACGATATGAAGGTGGTAAAAGAAGAGATCTTCGGACCTGTTGTGGTCGTAATGAAATTCAAGGATGAAAAAGAAGCGATCAAACTGGCGAACGACAGTGAATATGGATTGGGTTCTGCCGTATGGACTCAAAACCATGGACGTGCGACAAGAGTATCGAAGGCGATCCAGGCTGGGATCGTCATGGTGAACTGCCCGTTCTCGGCATTCCCGGGGACACCATTCGGAGGCTATAAGCAGTCCGGGTTCGGCCGTGAGCTCTGTGTAGAAACCCTGGATCTGTATACTGAAACGAAGAGTATCATTTCGTACTTCGGAAACCGTCCGTTAAATCCATTTGGCGTATAA
- a CDS encoding enoyl-CoA hydratase-related protein — translation MFETITYEVKNNVAWITLNRPDKLNAFIRQLNLEIQKAIKESSRNEEVRAIVITGEGRAFCSGQDLSEVDESMDHGEVLRNNYGPMVKEIEQCEKPVIAAVNGVAAGAGFSLALACDFRLVSEKASFVQAFVHVGLVPDSGNLYYLSNIVGYAKALELAVFGEKIKATDAEKLGLVTKIITVDEWQEETAAFAERIASMPTKAIGLMKRLLKGSADLSFNEYLEKEACAQRIAGRTEDHREGVTAFMEKRKPAFHGK, via the coding sequence ATGTTTGAAACGATTACCTATGAAGTGAAAAATAACGTAGCCTGGATCACCCTGAATCGTCCCGATAAGCTGAATGCCTTCATCCGTCAACTGAATCTCGAAATCCAAAAGGCGATAAAAGAGTCTTCACGAAATGAAGAAGTGAGGGCTATCGTCATCACAGGGGAAGGCAGGGCCTTTTGCTCGGGGCAGGATCTGAGTGAAGTGGATGAAAGCATGGACCACGGTGAAGTGCTGCGAAATAATTACGGGCCGATGGTGAAGGAAATCGAGCAGTGTGAAAAACCTGTCATCGCCGCTGTCAATGGAGTGGCCGCAGGAGCGGGATTTAGTCTGGCGCTGGCTTGTGATTTCAGGCTCGTGTCAGAGAAAGCGAGCTTCGTTCAGGCATTTGTGCATGTCGGACTCGTTCCGGATTCAGGAAACCTTTATTACTTATCAAATATTGTTGGATACGCCAAAGCACTTGAGCTTGCCGTATTCGGCGAGAAGATCAAGGCAACGGATGCTGAAAAACTTGGTCTCGTCACGAAAATCATCACAGTGGATGAGTGGCAGGAAGAGACGGCTGCCTTTGCCGAAAGGATAGCCTCCATGCCAACGAAGGCAATCGGCTTGATGAAGCGCTTATTAAAGGGAAGTGCCGATCTATCCTTCAACGAATACTTAGAAAAAGAAGCCTGTGCCCAGCGGATCGCAGGTAGGACTGAGGATCACCGCGAAGGCGTGACAGCCTTTATGGAGAAAAGAAAACCAGCCTTTCACGGAAAATAA
- a CDS encoding enoyl-CoA hydratase/isomerase family protein produces MNKEYEYIVVSERDGLGFIELNRPKVLNAINRPMVSELVHAIEAFDRNDNVKVMVLSGRGRAFAAGADIDEMAEDGAIDLELLNQFTEWDRLAWIKKPIIGAVQGFALGGGFELALCCDLLFATEDASFGFPEVNLGVMPGAGGTQRLTKLIGKSRAMEWLLSGDMFTAAQALQWGVINRTIPKELLMEETEKFARKLAAKPPLSLRLIKESVHKAVDSSIYEGMQYERKNFYLLFASEDQKEGMKAFVEKRKPDFKGK; encoded by the coding sequence ATGAATAAAGAGTACGAATATATCGTTGTGAGCGAGAGGGACGGACTTGGTTTCATCGAACTGAACAGACCGAAAGTCCTGAACGCCATCAATCGTCCCATGGTATCGGAACTGGTCCATGCAATCGAAGCGTTTGACCGGAACGACAATGTGAAAGTGATGGTGTTATCCGGCAGGGGGAGAGCGTTCGCCGCAGGAGCTGACATCGATGAAATGGCAGAGGACGGGGCCATTGATCTGGAGCTCTTGAATCAATTCACCGAATGGGACCGCCTTGCCTGGATCAAGAAGCCGATCATCGGAGCGGTCCAGGGGTTTGCGTTAGGCGGAGGATTTGAGCTTGCCCTCTGCTGTGACCTATTATTCGCAACGGAGGATGCAAGCTTCGGTTTTCCCGAAGTGAATCTTGGGGTCATGCCGGGAGCAGGCGGGACACAAAGGCTCACGAAGCTGATCGGGAAATCCCGTGCCATGGAATGGTTGTTATCAGGAGACATGTTTACAGCCGCCCAAGCACTCCAATGGGGAGTCATCAACCGGACGATTCCTAAAGAGTTATTAATGGAAGAAACAGAGAAATTTGCGAGGAAACTGGCTGCCAAGCCTCCGCTTTCCCTTCGCTTGATCAAGGAGTCTGTACATAAAGCCGTGGATTCCTCGATTTATGAAGGAATGCAGTATGAGCGTAAGAACTTCTATCTCCTTTTTGCCTCTGAAGATCAGAAAGAAGGCATGAAGGCTTTCGTGGAAAAACGCAAACCTGATTTCAAAGGAAAATAA
- a CDS encoding EthD family reductase: MVKLIALYKHPENKETFDEHYFNTHGPITAKIPGLKKMDVTRIVGSPMGGEGKYYLMCEMYYESHEALKAAMKSDEGKASGKDLMGFAADLVTLMIGEEVNE, translated from the coding sequence ATGGTAAAACTAATCGCGTTATATAAGCACCCTGAAAACAAAGAGACATTCGATGAACATTATTTCAACACCCACGGTCCGATCACAGCGAAGATCCCTGGCTTGAAGAAGATGGACGTCACTCGCATTGTCGGATCTCCGATGGGTGGGGAAGGCAAATATTACTTAATGTGTGAAATGTACTATGAAAGCCATGAAGCACTGAAGGCAGCCATGAAATCCGACGAAGGAAAAGCTTCCGGGAAGGACCTTATGGGCTTTGCCGCAGATCTTGTCACCCTTATGATCGGCGAAGAAGTGAATGAATAA
- the paaD gene encoding 1,2-phenylacetyl-CoA epoxidase subunit PaaD: protein MTATVLDVLQTVKDPEIDSISIVDLGMVNRVDQQAGNVVIELLPTFVGCPALDIIKGNVEKACREQLDVRTVQVEFVYSPPWTSDRLTVNGRERLKEFGIAPPPEHFTGEEDWEIHCPYCDSPYTSMENLFGPTACRSILYCKQCRNPFEAMKPISTMM, encoded by the coding sequence ATGACTGCAACCGTTTTAGATGTTCTTCAAACAGTGAAAGATCCTGAAATCGATTCCATCAGCATTGTGGACCTCGGAATGGTCAATCGCGTCGATCAACAGGCAGGGAATGTTGTGATCGAACTTCTTCCCACTTTTGTAGGCTGTCCTGCACTGGACATCATTAAAGGCAATGTGGAGAAGGCGTGCAGGGAACAACTGGACGTCCGAACCGTACAGGTGGAGTTCGTCTATTCTCCGCCATGGACATCGGATCGACTGACGGTGAATGGACGGGAGCGGCTGAAGGAATTCGGCATTGCGCCTCCGCCGGAACATTTTACAGGGGAAGAAGATTGGGAGATTCACTGCCCGTACTGTGATTCCCCCTATACATCCATGGAGAACCTGTTCGGGCCAACCGCCTGCAGAAGCATCCTCTACTGTAAACAATGCCGGAACCCGTTCGAAGCCATGAAACCTATATCCACGATGATGTGA